The following are encoded in a window of Megalops cyprinoides isolate fMegCyp1 chromosome 16, fMegCyp1.pri, whole genome shotgun sequence genomic DNA:
- the LOC118790657 gene encoding ICOS ligand-like — translation MSVVQMVTAVDTVTAVENEDVVLPCSIPPETSIPNLELRWFREKGDELVSFFKDQREDLELPGDSYRGRAHLFTAELLDGNASLHLSRVQTSDADLYTCSAFVGLAYGHAEVELRVEGRQPLIEVTEEDRSELEQEDTSRSPSYTETELEETVLRTNLHWIGAIIVMSIVITLISMKLKGKAPQGPDKTGTHKERIMPTTVSHLQSQNRTNASSSARTRQEQEQKQKDSASSRGWWYSLTSFLHTNSPSTPQNNTPMLQVSPRLGSDGSLPPSVSTGPSSPSVPVRGAAQRTQLPHTQRGPRRFTFIVLSSSAIHEIQ, via the exons ATGTCGGTGGTGCAAATGGT GACAGCCGTTGACACGGTGACTGCAGTGGAGAATGAAGACGTGGTTTTGCCCTGCTCCATCCCCCCTGAGACCAGCATCCCGAACCTGGAGCTGCGCTGGTTCCGGGAGAAGGGGGATGAGTTGGTCTCGTTCTTCAAGGATCAGAGGGAGGACCTGGAGTTGCCTGGAGACAGCTACAGGGGCAGAGCGCACCTGTTCACTGCTGAGCTGTTGGATGGAAACGCCTCTCTCCACCTGAGCAGGGTCCAGACCTCCGATGCCGACCTCTACACCTGCTCCGCGTTTGTGGGGCTGGCATACGGTCATGCAGAGGTGGAGCTGAGGGTTGAGG GCAGACAACCACTTATTGAAGTTACAGAGGAGGACCGTTCCGAATTGGAGCAAGAGGATACCTCCCGCTCCCCATCATATACTGAGACAGAACTGGAAGAAACAG tttTACGGACTAATCTGCATTGGATAGGTGCCATTATTGTGATGTCCATTGTCATAACTCTCATAAGTATGAAGTTAAAAG GGAAAGCACCACAAGGACCAGACAAGACAGGGACACATAAGGAGAGGATTATGCCAACAACTGTCTCCCATCTACAGTCACAAAACCGAACTAATGCAAGCTCATCAGCACGGACAAGACAAG AGCAGGAACAAAAGCAAAAGGATTCTGCATCATCCAGAG GCTGGTGGTATTCCTTGACCAGCTTTCTTCACACAAACAGTCCGTCAACCCCCCAAAACAACACCCCCATGCTCCAAGTGTCACCAAGGCTGG GATCAGATGGGAGTTTACCCCCATCGGTCAGCACTGGACCTTCATCACCCTCAGTGCCAGTGCGGGGAGCGGCCCAGCGGACACAGCTGCCACATACCCAGAGAGGTCCCCGGCGCTTCACTTTCATTGTTCTGAGCTCATCCGCAATCCATGAAATTCAATAA